In the Acropora muricata isolate sample 2 chromosome 1, ASM3666990v1, whole genome shotgun sequence genome, one interval contains:
- the LOC136923657 gene encoding uncharacterized protein has translation MALKRFIGRRGQPQRMFRDNGTNFVGVNNELKQLDDERIQNFCSPKEIEWNFQPPSSPHFRGAWERLVQGSKKTLKAILKDRVVPKEALRTALVEAEGILNSRPITHVSSDAADIEALTPNQLLLLGINPSFEDANVSDREVKSTKLWRQSQALTNFFWRRFSKEYLPSLSESKKSKEKKQNLKVGDVVLVAEPNQPRGVWPLGRIVYTYPGKDGMVRAVTFRTQCGEYKRPITKLYLLEEAEA, from the coding sequence ATGGCATTGAAGAGGTTCATAGGGCGGCGTGGTCAGCCTCAGAGAATGTTTAGGGATAACGGCACCAACTTTGTTGGAGTCAATAACGAGTTGAAGCAACTAGATGATGAGAGAATACAAAACTTCTGTTCACCTAAGGAAATTGAGTGGAACTTTCAGCCACCGAGCAGTCCACACTTTAGAGGCGCGTGGGAGAGACTGGTGCAGGGTTCAAAGAAGACACTAAAGGCGATCTTAAAGGACAGAGTGGTTCCTAAAGAAGCACTGAGGACCGCTCTTGTTGAGGCAGAGGGTATATTGAACAGTCGGCCAATCACCCATGTATCTTCTGACGCAGCAGATATAGAAGCACTTACTCCAAATCAACTGTTACTTTTGGGCATAAATCCAAGTTTCGAAGATGCCAATGTTAGTGACAGAGAGGTTAAGTCAACAAAACTGTGGAGGCAGTCTCAAGCGCTAACTAACTTTTTCTGGAGGCGTTTCAGCAAAGAATACCTTCCTAGCTTGTCAGAAAGCAAGAAGTCGAAGGAGAAGAAACAGAATCTGAAAGTGGGAGATGTTGTGCTTGTAGCTGAACCAAATCAGCCACGGGGTGTATGGCCATTGGGCAGGATCGTGTATACTTACCCTGGAAAAGACGGAATGGTGCGAGCAGTTACTTTTCGTACTCAGTGTGGAGAGTACAAAAGACCAATAACGAAACTGTATTTGCTAGAAGAAGCGGAAGCTTAG